A region from the Mycobacteriales bacterium genome encodes:
- a CDS encoding ResA-like WAxxUGC motif-containing protein translates to MLLDSLSVDPGSFSATGWSVEPQGACRGDVCVPLPVEARVAGGAIDVTVVAERLGMPLVHDAEHELWALGPATVGGRALATATAAELTLPDLDGRPFTLSSLRGRKVLLLAWASWUGCRDDLPGWQAVREEIYPQGAEVVTVALDLGGPEAARPWIEKARPQHPSLIDQAHNTDEKFGFVNVPNAVWIDEAGTIVRPAHAAHVQRSPLRDMDVPEGLGRLGEMLTEVKKIRTDPDGYLRALRDWVSRGADSRYAMSPDEVVAAARPQPREHAEAAACFEIGQHLWRAGDTDAAVRWFRRAHELHPANWTYKRQAWTLATTAPGEPSDLVQGPTDVYPGNWLDDVRAIGAENYYDVLDD, encoded by the coding sequence GTGCTGCTTGACTCACTGTCGGTCGATCCCGGCTCGTTCTCGGCGACCGGATGGTCCGTGGAGCCGCAGGGCGCCTGCCGAGGCGACGTGTGTGTGCCGTTGCCGGTCGAGGCAAGGGTCGCGGGCGGCGCGATCGACGTAACCGTGGTCGCGGAGCGCCTGGGGATGCCCCTTGTGCACGACGCCGAGCATGAGCTCTGGGCACTCGGGCCGGCCACGGTGGGCGGTAGAGCGCTTGCGACGGCTACCGCTGCAGAGCTGACGCTGCCCGACCTCGATGGGCGGCCGTTCACCCTGTCATCGTTGCGGGGCCGCAAGGTGCTGCTGCTGGCCTGGGCGTCCTGGTGAGGCTGCCGTGACGACCTGCCCGGGTGGCAGGCAGTGCGCGAGGAGATCTACCCGCAGGGCGCCGAGGTGGTCACGGTCGCCCTCGACCTGGGCGGCCCCGAGGCCGCGCGCCCGTGGATCGAGAAGGCGCGACCACAGCACCCGTCGCTGATCGACCAGGCGCACAACACCGACGAGAAGTTCGGCTTCGTCAACGTGCCCAACGCCGTGTGGATCGACGAGGCCGGGACGATCGTGCGACCCGCCCACGCCGCGCACGTGCAACGGTCGCCGCTGCGGGACATGGACGTCCCCGAGGGGCTGGGCCGGCTCGGCGAGATGCTGACCGAGGTCAAGAAGATCCGAACCGATCCGGATGGGTACCTGCGCGCGCTGCGCGACTGGGTGTCCCGCGGCGCCGACAGCCGGTATGCCATGTCACCGGACGAGGTGGTGGCGGCCGCACGCCCCCAACCGCGCGAGCACGCCGAGGCGGCAGCGTGCTTCGAGATCGGCCAGCACCTGTGGCGAGCCGGCGACACGGACGCAGCGGTGCGGTGGTTTCGACGCGCACACGAGCTGCACCCGGCGAACTGGACCTACAAGCGGCAGGCCTGGACCCTCGCCACCACGGCCCCCGGCGAGCCGTCGGACCTCGTCCAAGGACCGACGGACGTCTACCCGGGCAACTGGCTCGACGACGTCCGCGCCATCGGTGCGGAGAACTACTACGACGTGCTGGACGACTGA
- a CDS encoding oxygenase MpaB family protein, translated as MTLHYPELAARVRSQAVLQPELYGDIDFGRLPYRHTADPEETAALPSWVADREQILGNERIVELVATATMLGDVVADPYASLVGRYGVPGLIGMLRQACREGVDSVPDAPDELRAFIASMEATPDWVDMRLVEEGARQARIPSAFVAPFVIRGVFLGTFINSYAALPMALTGALSGTRAAHRVNETSSFFAVTTMPGALERHGPGFEAAAMVRLMHSMVRFNALKRSDKWDAGIYGVPVPQVDQMPAGLINMYMLAAAVLRRGGTEFNADERAVLEFSRYRCFLLGLPKDLLPTDPQEIVDVFHARGALLRDGFDDATCGALVRSTMAAYVRPGHTPYDRAVEFIEKCWSKVGFVRAFCNGNRAAAAGMGVRLRLLDVAVVGVTAPFILGRNAAVIAASKLPGLRGVCDAYAIRVLKKRLVTYGTPEFTTDASKYPVGHSSDGSGRPLSSARG; from the coding sequence ATGACGCTCCACTACCCAGAGCTGGCCGCGCGCGTCCGCAGCCAGGCGGTGCTGCAGCCAGAGCTGTACGGCGACATCGACTTCGGTCGGTTGCCCTACCGGCACACGGCGGACCCCGAGGAGACCGCGGCGCTGCCGTCATGGGTCGCCGACCGGGAGCAGATCCTCGGCAACGAGCGAATCGTCGAGCTGGTGGCGACCGCGACGATGCTCGGCGACGTGGTCGCCGACCCCTACGCCTCGCTCGTCGGGCGCTACGGCGTGCCCGGGTTGATCGGCATGCTGCGGCAGGCGTGCCGTGAAGGGGTCGACTCCGTGCCGGATGCGCCCGACGAGCTGCGGGCGTTCATCGCGTCGATGGAGGCGACCCCGGACTGGGTTGACATGCGCCTGGTCGAGGAGGGTGCTCGGCAGGCCCGGATCCCGTCGGCGTTCGTGGCGCCCTTCGTGATTCGCGGCGTGTTCCTCGGGACGTTCATCAACAGCTACGCCGCGCTTCCGATGGCGCTTACCGGGGCGCTGTCCGGCACGCGCGCGGCGCACCGGGTCAACGAGACGTCGAGCTTCTTCGCGGTGACCACGATGCCCGGCGCGCTGGAGCGCCACGGGCCGGGCTTCGAGGCGGCGGCGATGGTCCGCCTCATGCACTCGATGGTGCGGTTCAACGCGCTGAAGCGCTCCGACAAGTGGGACGCGGGGATCTACGGCGTACCCGTCCCGCAGGTCGACCAGATGCCGGCCGGGCTGATCAACATGTACATGCTCGCGGCCGCAGTCCTGCGCCGAGGCGGCACGGAGTTCAACGCAGACGAGCGCGCCGTGCTCGAGTTCAGCCGCTACCGGTGCTTCCTGCTCGGCCTGCCCAAGGACCTCCTCCCCACCGACCCGCAGGAGATCGTCGACGTCTTCCACGCGCGCGGCGCGTTGCTGCGGGACGGGTTCGACGATGCGACCTGCGGTGCGCTCGTCCGGTCGACCATGGCCGCCTACGTCCGGCCGGGACACACGCCGTACGACCGCGCGGTCGAGTTCATCGAGAAGTGCTGGAGCAAGGTCGGGTTCGTCCGCGCCTTCTGCAACGGCAACCGGGCAGCGGCAGCCGGGATGGGTGTGCGGCTGCGGCTGCTCGATGTCGCGGTCGTCGGTGTCACGGCGCCGTTCATCCTTGGTCGCAACGCGGCAGTCATCGCCGCCAGCAAGCTGCCCGGACTACGAGGCGTGTGCGACGCCTACGCGATCCGCGTCTTGAAGAAGCGGCTCGTGACCTATGGCACGCCGGAGTTCACCACTGACGCGAGCAAGTATCCGGTCGGCCACAGCAGTGACGGCAGCGGCCGCCCCCTGTCGTCGGCCCGCGGCTAG